cactaccactaccactactactaaaaccactaccactactacgaccactaccactactacgaccactaccactactacgacaactaccactactacgacaactaccactactacgaccactaccactactactaccaccaccaccaccactactactactacgactactactactactactactactactaccactactactactactactactactactactactactacaactactactactactactagtactactactactgctactactactactactactactaccactactactactactaccactacgactactactaccactacgactactactactactactagtactactactactactactactactactactactactactactactactactactactactactactacgactaccactaccactaccactaccactaccactaccactactactactaccactaccgctACCAGTAATActatgactactactactactactactactactactactactactaccacgactactactactactaccactaccactactactactactactaccactaccactactactactactacgactactactaccactaccactaccactactactaccactaccactaccactaccactaccactaccactaccactactactactactataactaatactactattactactactacgactactactactaccactactactaccactactactactaccactactactaccactactactactaccactactactactaccaccactactactactactactactactactactactaccactactactaccactacgactaccactactactaccactactactactactacgactactactactactactacaactactactactactactagtactactactactgctactactactaccactactactaccactactactactactactactacgactactactactaatactactactactactactactactaatactactagtactgctactactactaccaccaccaccaccaccaccactactactactactactactactaccaccaccaccaccaccactactactactactactactactactactactaccattaccactactagtactactacgaccactactactactactactactactactactataccacaaccactaccactactactactactactactactaccactaccactaccactactactactaccactactactaccactactactactactactactactactactactactactacgactactactactacgactactactacgactactactaccactaccactaccactaccactaccactaccactactactaaaaccactaccactactacgaccactaccactactacgaccactaccactactacgacaactaccactactacgacaactaccactactacgaccactaccactactactaccaccaccaccaccaccaccactactactactactacgactactactactactactactactactactactaccactactactactactactactactactacgacgactactactactactacaactactactactactactagtactactactactactactactactaccactactactaccactactactactactaccactacgactactactaccactacgactactactactactactactactactactactactacgactaccactaccactaccactaccactaccactaccactaccactaccactaccactactactactaccactaccgctACCAGTAATActatgactactactactactactactactactactactactactaccacgactactactactactaccactaccactactactactactactaccactaccactactactactactacgactactactaccactaccactaccactactactaccactaccactactactaccactaccactaccactactactactactataactaatactactattactactactacgactactactactaccactactactaccactactactactaccagtactactaccactactactactaccactactactactaccactactactaccactactactactactactactactactcctactactagtcctgctactgctgctgctgctgctaccactatcactaccactaccactaccactaccactaccactaccactaccactaccactaccactactacgaccactaccactaccactactacgacaactaccactactacgaccaccactattactactactactactactactactactactactactactactactactactactactactacgactactactactactactactactactactactactactactactacgagtagtactactactactacaactactactactactactattactactactactattactactactactcctactactactactactactactactattactactactacgaccaccaccactactactactattactactactactcctactactactactactactactactactactactactaccaccaccaccaccaccaccaccaccaccaccactactactactactactactactactactactactattactactaccactactactacgactactacgactactacgactactactactactacgactactactactactacgactacgactactactactacgactactacgactactactacgactactacgactactacgactactactactactactactactacgacaactactagtactactactaatactactactactactagtactactactaccactactaccactactactactactactaccactactactactaccacttcgactaccactaccactaccactaccactaccactaccactacctctaccactaccactaccactactacgaccactaccactaccactactactactactactactactactactactactactactactactacgactactacgactactactacaacgactactactactactactactactactactactactactacgactattacgactactactactactaccactactactaccagtactactactacgactactactactactactactacgactactagtactactactactactactactactactactactactactaccactactactaccactactactaccactactactaccactactactactactactactactactactactacgactacgactactactactactactactactactactaatactactactaccaccaccaccaccaccaccaccaccacgaccactagcactagcactaccactaccactacaactaccactaccaataccactaccactaccaataccactactactactaccactaccactaccagtactactacgacaactactactactactactactactactactactactaccactaccactactactagtactactactactactaccactatcaCTACCACTACCAAtatcactaccactaccactaccactaccactaccactaccactaccactaccaccactactactactactactactactaccaccaccactactactactactactactactaccaccactactactaccactactactactactactactcctactaccagTCCTGCtattcctgctgctgctgctgctaccactaccactaccactcctactaccactaccactaccactactactactactaccactactactaccaccactaccactactacgaccactaccactacaacgaccactaccactactacgaccactaccactactacgacaactaccactactaggaccaccaccaccaccaccaccactactactactactactactactactacgacaactactaatactactactactactactactactaccactactactactaccactactactaccactaccactaccactaccactaccactacctctaccactaccactaccactaccactactacgaccactaccactactactactactactactactactactactactacgactactactactactactactacgactactacgactactactactacgactactactactacgactactactactactactactactactactactactactactaccactactactaccagtactactactaccactactactactactactactactactacgactactagtactactactactactactactactactactaccagtaccactactactaccactactactaccactactactaccactactactaccaccaccaccactactactactactactactactaccactactactactactactactactactactactactactactagtactactacgactactactagtactactactagtactactactacttctactactactactactactactactactactactaatactactactactactactgctactactactactaccaccaccaccactactactactactactaccaccaccaccaccactactactactactactactactagtactactactactactactactactactactaccactaccactaccagtactactacgaccactactactactactactactactactactaccactaccactatcactactactactactacaactactactactactaccactaccactactactactagtactactactactacaagtactactacgactactactactacgactactactaccactactactaccactaccactaccactaccactactactaaaaccactaccactactacgaccgctaccactactacgaccactaccactactacgacaactaccactactacgacaacaaccactactacgaccactaccactactactaccaccaccaccactactactactactactactactaatactactactacgactactactacgactactactactactactactactactactactactactaccaccaccaccaccactactactactactactactactacgactactactacgacacgactactactactacgactactactaccactatcactaccactaccactaccactaccactaccactaccactaccactaccactaccactaccactactattactactactacactaccactaccactactactactactactactactactactactactactactactaccactaccactactactactactactactactactactaccactaccactaccactaccactaccactaccactactactactataactaatactactactaccactactactactaccactactactactaccactactactactaccactactactactactactactcctactactagtcctcatactgctgctgctaccacgaccactaccactaccactaccactaccaataccactaccactactactaccaccactaccactactacgaccactaccactactatgaccactaccactactacgaccactaccactactacgacaactaccactactacgaccaccactattactactactactactactactactactactactactattactactactactactaccactacgactactactacgactattgctactactactactacgagtactaccactactactactagtactactactactactactactacgactaccactaccactaccactaccactaccactaccactaccactactactaaaaccactaccactactacgaccgctaccactaccactaccactaccactaccactaccactaccgctACCGCTACCACTACCGCTACCACTAccgctaccactaccactaccactaccactactactaccaccactaccactactacgacaactaccagtactacgaccactaccactactactatcaccaccaccaccaccactactactactactactactactatgactactactacgactactactactactactactactactacgactactactacgactactactacgacacgagtactactactacgactactactaccactaccactaccactaccactaccactaccactaccactactattactactactaccactaccactaccactaccactactactaccactaccactaccactaccactactactactataactaatactactactaccactactactactaccactaccactaccactaccactaccactaccactactactaccactaccactaccactaccactactactactataactaatactactactaccactactactactaccactactactaccactactactactaccactactactactaccactactactactactactactactcctactactagtcctcctactactgctgctaccactaccactaccactaccactaccactaccactaccactaccactactactaccaccactaacactactacgaccactaccactactatgaccactaccactactacgaccactaccactactacgacaactaccactactacgaccaccactattactactactactactactactactactactactactactactactactattactactactactaccactacgactactactacgactactgctactactactactacgagtactacgactactactacaactactactattactactattactactactaccaccaccaccactactactactattactactactactactactactactactaccactactactaca
This genomic stretch from Hordeum vulgare subsp. vulgare chromosome 6H, MorexV3_pseudomolecules_assembly, whole genome shotgun sequence harbors:
- the LOC123405415 gene encoding uncharacterized protein DDB_G0271670-like encodes the protein SSSSSISSSSSSSSSSSRSSSSTSSSTSSSRSSTSSSSSSSSSSSSSSGSSSSSSSSGGGGSSSGSSSGSSSGSSSGTGSSSSSSSSSSTSSRSSSSSSSSSGSSSTGSSSGSSSSSSSSSSSSSSRSSSSRSSSSRSSRSSSSSSSRSSSSSSSSNSSSSSSSSRSSSSNSSSSNSSSSSSCSSSSTTRSSSSSSSSSSSSSSSRSSSSSSSSSSSSSSSSSSSSNSSTSSISSSSSSSSISSSSRSSSSSSSGSSSGSSSSSSSSTSSSSSSCSSSSSSRSSSSSGSSSGSRSGSSSGSSSSSSSSSSSGGSSSSGSS